In one Chelmon rostratus isolate fCheRos1 chromosome 7, fCheRos1.pri, whole genome shotgun sequence genomic region, the following are encoded:
- the LOC121609709 gene encoding transmembrane protease serine 2-like, whose amino-acid sequence MTTDPYQDSGPHFVLEDDKRKLPPPGRSEVKPQYVHHVAPKPPPEISQSVPEGKGSPRRCVKFTVAAVISLLLLLLLAGILLAYYFSSACVHGMQCGDGSCVWESQWCDGVTDCPAGQDEADCVRLHGSSFLLQIYTSKSWRTVCSHGWTEQQGRAGCQHLGHSRGTYFKSGQQQTDSDDGFLTVKSDFNPEASILQQLVLSNTCPNNSVVTLRCSDCGIGVNSSRAPGGQLASLGAWPWQVSLQLAGSHRCGGAIISPYWTITAAHCVARASSPGAWTVYAGMVDSLDTLFNPAYSVSHIVAHEGYNSLSRRNDIALMRLSKPLDFTASRNIGPVCLPNVGLNITSPQEGWITRFGRTVNGDSGSPHLMEAQVSLTDTADCNSSTTYNGRISQDMLCATEMEAAANICHADSGGPLVSLKDGVWWLIGDSIWGDRCTEQNKPSVYGNVTYFLDWIYRQMRKHQDD is encoded by the exons atgaccaccGATCCG TATCAGGATTCAGGTCCTCATTTTGTCCTTGAAGATGACAAGAGGAAGCTTCCTCCACCCGGCCGATCTGAAGTTAAGCCTCAGTATGTTCATCATGTGGCCCCAAAACCCCCACCTGAGATCAGCCAGTCCGTTCCGGAAGGCAAAGGTAGTCCA AGGAGGTGTGTGAAGTTCACCGTGGCTGCTGTGatctccctgctgctcctcctgctgctggctggaaTCCTCCTCGCTTATTACT TTTCCTCGGCCTGTGTGCACGGGATGCAGTGTGGTGATGGGAGCTGTGTGTGGGAGTCCCAGTGGTGTGACGGAGTGACTGACTGTCCTGCAGGCCAGGATGAAGCTGACTGCG TGAGGCTGCATGGTTCCAGTTTCCTGCTCCAGATCTACACGAGTAAAAGCTGGAGGACGGTTTGCTCTCACGGCTGGACGGAGCAGCAGGGGAGGGCAGGCTGCCAGCATCTGGGACACAGCAG GGGGACATATTTTAAATCAGGCCAACAGCAGACTGACTCTGATGATGGATTCTTAACAGTGAAGTCTGACTTCAACCCCGAGGCCTCCATACTGCAGCAGCTTGTGCTCAG CAACACCTGTCCCAACAACAGCGTGGTGACATTGCGTTGTTCTG ACTGTGGGATTGGGGTGAACTCCAGCAGGGCCCCCGGGGGCCAGCTGGCCTCTCTCGGGGCCTGGCCTTGGCAGGTCAGCCTGCAGCTTGCGGGCTCCCACCGTTGTGGAGGAGCCATCATCTCCCCCTACTGGACgatcactgcagcacactgtgtGGCCAG GGCCTCCAGTCCTGGCGCCTGGACAGTGTATGCTGGGATGGTGGATTCACTGGACACCCTGTTTAACCCTGCGTACTCTGTGAGCCACATCGTAGCCCACGAAGGCTACAACAGTCTCTCTCGCAGGAACGACATCGCTCTGATGAGACTCTCTAAACCTCTGGACTTCACAG CCTCCAGGAACATCGGACCTGTGTGCCTCCCAAATGTTGGTCTGAACATCACTTCTCCTCAGGAGGGCTGGATAACACGATTTGGTCGCACAGTAAATGGAG ACTCTGGATCTCCGCACCTGATGGAGGCCCAGGTCTCTCTCACAGATACTGCAGACTGTAACAGCTCCACCACGTACAATGGCAGGATATCTCAGGACATGCTCTGTGCCACAGAGATGGAGGCAGCAGCCAACATATGCCAC GCTGACAGCGGCGGCCCTCTGGTGTCCCTGAAGGATGGAGTATGGTGGCTCATAGGGGACAGTATTTGGGGGGACCgctgcacagagcagaacaAACCAAGTGTTTACGGCAACGTCACCTACTTTCTGGACTGGATCTACCGTCAGATGAGG AAGCACCAAGATGACTGA